The Salvia miltiorrhiza cultivar Shanhuang (shh) chromosome 2, IMPLAD_Smil_shh, whole genome shotgun sequence DNA window ACCGCCCCCACCGTCCCCAACAACCCCTCCTCCACCACCCACCGCCgcaccgcctccgcctccgcccaAGCCTGCGCCGCCTGCAAGTACCAGCGCCGGAAGTGCGCCGCCGACTGCATCCTCGCCCCCTACTTCCCCCACGACCGCCAGCGGCAGTTCCTGAACGCCCACCGCCTCTTCGGTGTCAGCAACATCATCAAGATCGTCCGCCGCCTCGATCCGCCGGCCAAGGACGCCGCCATGCGCACCATCGTGTTCCAATCCGAGGCGCGCGCCGTCGACCCCGCCGGCGGCTGCTACCGCATCATACGCGACCTCTGAATCTCACTCCAGACCAGTCCACCTCTGAATCTCACTCCAGACCATATCTGTCTTCGGGCAAGTGAGAAACAAGTGATTGGCGGATTCCACTTCCTGACAGCAGGCGTTGCACATGATTTCCTCCTCACCCACAGGAATATTTCTCTTCCTTAAGTTGTCACAAGTAGGGCTGGtaatcggtccggttcggttataaccgaaccggtttaccgGTTAATCGGAACCGATTAAAAGCCAAAATgataaccgaaaaccgaaccggttttcagaccggttaaccgaataaccggtcCTGTTAAACCGGACCGGTTAAttggttaaccgattaaccggccAACTCCAAATCCTACAAGCTATCTGATAAAACTACAGCCCACAATCGTGAAAGAACAAGGAAGAATGGAAGATAATCACAAACACAGGGATGATAATAACACACAAACACCCACCTTAATCCTGCAAGCTATTTGTTGGCTGTATCTATACAAAAAGCAAAATCAGCCGCCACCCAATTTCACAAATCCCAAATCCCTAAGTTCTAATAATTATCAAAATTAGTGTTGAAGAGGTGCTGCCACCCAAGGATCCGGAGAAGGAGCAGACGTGGTCCGGTGGGAAGAGAAGAGGTGCCGGCGCTCAGGCGAAGAGGTGGGAGGAGGTGCAGTCGCCGGAGAAAGAGCAGGCGACGTGGTCCGATTTAGGAAAGAGGTACAGCTCTAGCAGATGGTGCTTAGGTGCGGAAAAAACTGGGAAGACGTCGGCGACGTGGCCCGATGGCGAGGGGTACCGGCGACGTGGTCCAGTGGGAAGAGGCAGCCTTCAATTCCAGAGTCGCAGCGGCGGGTCGCACAGTCAGAACAGAAGCTGCTGCTGTATTTCGTTCTTGGGGGAATGGAATTAAACCCTATTCAGCTattctatttaaattataaaatctaaattatttaattatatgactaaccggttaaaccgattaaccggtaaAATGGAAACATaataaccgaaaaccgaaccgaaccggtaaaaaccggttatcggtaccggttaaccgataaccggtttttttcggttcggttacgaTTTTAACCGGATAACCGaaaccggtttaccagccctagtCACAAAAAGGAAGCCTATTCCTGAGGATTCTCCACATCGAGACTCTTGCTTTCTGGGGAGCACAAATTTTCCAGGCCAATGCTGATTTTTGTTTACTGGGAGATCTCGTCACTTCACGTGACCTCCTTTCTTTGATCCAAGCGTAAGCGGAGCTGGTAGAAAATCTGCCATCCTTAGATGCCGTCCATCTCCAGCCGTTGACTGTACCTACAGTTGGGACCATGGCAGAGATTGAAGATAACAGTTCATTAAGAATCGACACTTCCCAATCAAGGAGAGTTCTTCTCCATTTTTAGGTCCCAAACCCATTCTGCCTCCTCCCAAGTCCCCAAATCACTAATGACTGCTTCTTTGTTAGTGCTAAGCTGGAGATAAAGCCTAGGGAAAATGAACTTAAGTGGTTTAGTCCCAATCCACCTATCTTCCCAGAACTTTGTATCCCTCCCACTTCCAATTGAACGTTCCAGATTATTCACAAAACAGCCCCCAGACATCCCCCCACCCAACTCGACAACTCTTGGCCACCAACCTCTCCTTCTCCCTTGATTACCTCTTGAGAACAAGCCCTCTTCCCCCCACTCAACCTCCCCATACAAAGATCTAACCACTTTAGCCCAAAGATTCCCCCCCTCGACAAGAAATCTCCACAGCCATTTCAACACCAAAGCCTCGTTGAACCATTCTAAATTCCTAAAACCGAGACCTCCTTCACTTTTAAACTCACAAAGATCAGCCCATTTCACCCAAGGGATCCCACCAAAGCCCGAGCTCCTGCCCCAAAGGAACTTACCACACAAGGAGTTGATGGATTTCACGGTAGACTTCGGTAAAGTAGCAAGAGAG harbors:
- the LOC131009900 gene encoding LOB domain-containing protein 22-like; the protein is MQSNNIFMNSKRITAPTVPNNPSSTTHRRTASASAQACAACKYQRRKCAADCILAPYFPHDRQRQFLNAHRLFGVSNIIKIVRRLDPPAKDAAMRTIVFQSEARAVDPAGGCYRIIRDL